The segment aaatattatttatatttcaaccGATGACatgaaattttgtagaaatatatgtttttatatttgcaaATCCCCACTGTTAATAGATTTCATATATACCTGTTATAGATATGCAGAAATGATTGTACTCAAAACAAGAGAATGAAAATccaaaacaaacatataaacaaccGGTATCGCTAATGAACAATATACTGCACATTTTAGACgtttctctttttatacccttcaccttcgtgagaagggtatatataagtttgtcattccgtttgtaatttctataatataattttcctaccctataaagtatatacatatatatatatatatatatatatatatatatattctggatccttatagatagcggagtcgattaagccatgtccgtctgtctgtctgtccgtctgtctgttgaaatcagtttttagaggcaaccagatatcggcgagatctgaatcttcaataattcagttagacatgctttcgagaaaatcgctatttaaaatcaacaaaatcggtctataaataacggagatatgagcaaaaatccgagacaacctcaagccacatttttttcatgctttgttaaaaaagcaacaacactgtgaattggataaagacgtacatgtgcgtgtggagatgtatttggttttattcagctgtgtatttttttgtatgtttgcatgctgttctgttctcacgaaggtaagtgggtataacaagaacaaggagataaagcagtaatatgttggtaatacagctcatatttgtttgagggtggtaatgcaGTTTGACGTTGGTATTACAGTaaaacggttaatatttctttctgctacagtttatatttatttgtgtgtatgttatgtgtgacatgtgtgcaaagatacaaaataaataaaaacagttttttaaaacatacttggtgaagggtatataagattcggcacagccgaatatagaaatattacttgtttttttctgttttgctgcctagttgttgttatttgcaaAATGTTCGTCTGGTTTATTTGTCTGTAGATGACTTGAATGAATTTCCATTTGAAATGTTTGCTTTAGTTAAAAATTGTGAACCTAAAGTTTATCATCATTTAGTATTACAATTgcgtcttgtttttttttaataaagagaacaaaaaaacCATAATGTCCAGTAGGTTTtatgattttaagaaaaatttatttttaaatcaattaaaaattaattattttcttaaaagcttCCAGTGCAGCTGCTAATCGGGCCCTGTATATAGGTCTTGGTTTGGGTGCTACGATGTTAACTGGTGCTTTATCGTATGTCTATTACAAATACTTAAAACGTGATGTTATGCCTTTAAAATGGCGTCGTGTTGGTACATtggaacaaattaatttatttcccaTAAAATCATGTGCCCCCCTGGAAGTGTCAGCTGAGGAAGAGTTATTATGTGAAGTTTTGGGTCTACGTTACAAAGGCATTAGAGATCGTGCTTTAATGTTAGTCAATGATAAATATGAAATGATTACAGCTCGTGTTTATCCCAAATTGGTATTGGTTTTCTCTAAGTTAGTGAGTGAAACGAAATTGATATTAAGCGCAGAGGGTATGGAACCTTTGGAATTAGATTTTGCTACTTTGGCCGATGAGGCACCCGGCAAAGATATACACACTTCGGTGTGGGGTACAAAATTAGATGCCATGTTGTGTGGTGAAAAATATGACAAATGGTTTTCACGTTATATTTTGGGTAAAGAGTCGGGATTGCATTTGGTTTATTATCCATATCCGAAACCAGTAAGATCGGTGAATTCTCGTCTGACCAAAGAACCTTTTATAACTAAAGAGGATTCGGTGAGTAAGGGATTTTATTTTAGATAAtgattacagttttttttttgaaaaagatcaAGTCAAAATTGTGAATaagagttttttctttaaatttggatttcaatcttaaaatttttttttgaaatttttaaataattctaaaaaacttaaaaaatttaaagttcttaaaaaaattcaaaactgtACTGAAAGTAGTTATCTGTGTTCAAAGTTAGCAAGATTTAAACTAGTTTGGAACAtatctattgtttttttgttcatttagaATAGCAGTCTATTTCATAGAATAGGCATTTAACGCAAAGTGCAAAAAGTGAATTCCTtgaaaaacaaagaatttttaaatctaatgCAAATATCATATTAATTCTTATCATtatctaaatataaataatataaatacaacttttttcttttaatttcaatttaccCGCATACTATTAGGGCACCTTTGGCGATGCTACCAGTTATATGCTAATGAATTTAGCTTCTGTGGAAGATTTAAATACACGCTTACCAAATTCAGTGGATCCTTTACAATTTCGTGGTAATTTCCATTTGAAAATGGATAACAATAAAGCCTATGCAGAAGATAAATGGCAATGGGTGCGTATAGGAGATGAAGCTGTATTTCGTAAAGTAGCACCCTGTACACGTTGCATATTCCCCAATATCAATGTTAAGACAGGCGAAAGAGATCCCAATGGCAATCCCCTAAAAGAGCtgaaaaggtaaaaaaattaatataattttataaaaatatttttttttattaaaatagttatttacttatttttagctATCGTTTAATAAACGATAATGTCAGTCCCACTTTGGGTATACACTTGGGTTTGCGACAAGCTGGTACTATCAAGGCAAATGATGTCATTTACGTAGAAGATGttgaatgaataaaatatttgatatatatatttttttaaatattattgttaaattgaaattaaattattgtaattctgctatatttgttgaaatattttttttgtattacgtttctaatttttattaataaagtgttgcttttaaataaacatattaattactttatcgtattgtttttattaatttagtttttacttgcaaattaattttacaatggaatattatttaactatttagaATTTTCACATTAgctttcctttttttatataatacatatataaaattatattttctaaatagatttttttacaaaaacattgaccaacaatttttcaaattaaaaaaaattgaatataatatagatttacataaaaatttaacttattttattagaaaattataaatagaaattttaagacTTAAGACAACAAATAGAGAAGTCATTTTTGTTATACCTAACGTTTCTCTACTAGGGTCTATGACTTTACTTATAAACACCGCAAAACTGGAATTTACTAGATCTTTAAGAATATAACctttcaaagtttaaagaaaaaatattaaaattgtttatggaaaattgatttgtatatttaaatatacatttatcaTGGCAGGTTTTGTCTTTTCGTGTTAATATTCAAACAGTTTTGCAGTgttcttacatttttttataatacaattttttgggttttttttttgaaattcttgaatatatttaatatcatACCATTTTGAATacctttttttttgaagaaaatgagaaaatcttataaatattaaactgataatttttttttatataaatataaaaatatatgtttgcaTATGATGAATTGGTATTTCATAGTCATAATCTGATGAGTTTGCTATTATAGACGTTTAAGCtatttctttgaaattaaactttaaacatttactTATGACCATGAAGTATCCTTTTAAGTTAATAATaacagttaaatatttttcaggcTTGAATCCGaagttattgttttgttatctATGCTACACATTCCTTCCAGGCCAAACCGCCACAGGCCATGCTGACAATAACATAGAGTACGAAAATTATAATTAGGCCAACAATTACGTATAGACGTACATTTTTCCAAAACATTTGTCGGGCCAGATTACGTGAAGCTTTGCGAAATGCTACAGACTGAAAATAAATGGGATATCTTTGTGTAAATAAGatttatttgcagaaaatattttttaaaatcaataacaCTAACAACTAACAATAAGAgttattaaaagtataaaaatctcCAAACTACTTACATTGTTACTTAAATTTTCTGTCTTATTAACCAGTAGTTCCAATTTTTCACCACGATCTCTTAGATTatctaaaatgaatttaaaaaataagtaatatatttaaaaatagctCATATCAATTGAATACACACCAAtatttttaaccataatatcttTTAATTCATCAATTTGTCCATGTACCCGGGAAATGGCATCGACCTCATTCGATTGACTAAAGAATGTCATTTGTTGAGCTAATACCTTGGAAAATTCCGTATTCATGGCATAGGCAATGGCTGTGGCCACAGTCAAACCATAAGTTTGTATAAATTTCTGTTTAATATCAGCCAAAAATAGAAAAGCTCTAGACCTTTCAAATTCCTAAGGAAACGAAATTTAAGTAAACAAGATAGCAGTCAATTTTATCTAAAACTTACGTTGTCGGTGATGCACATATAAATCAATTTATGTTCACATACATAATGTATCAAATAGTCGCCATGAGAATAGGTCAATTTGTGGTTATCCATAGTGATCTTGGAAATTATTTGATCTGTTACTTCAGCAAAATTTCCCACACACTCAGCATACTTGGCCAGTACAGTAGTACCGCGTGAGATTACGGAATATAATATGGGCATAATTCCAgttttaacaaagaaaattcaaaaataatattctggaaaatgttgtgaaatttgtatatttgtttcttttcctTCCCTTTTGTGTTGGTTTATAGCTGTCTTAAAAGGGAAGACCTAAAAAGTTgtaatatagtttttataagtGTGGGTTTTTTGTAATACAATACTTTATATTCATTAGCAAGCTTGcattgttttagtttaaaataattaaaatttttacttgtcTTAATCGAAGATTACTCACCACAATaggttctttttgtttttctttcttaaaagctgataaaattttatggacaAAACCGATGCTTAGTATTTTCTCTTTGTTTGCCGATGTTTacctttaaattttctatttcaaaagATTTAAACTTGCATTATATGATTGTCTGTAAGAAAATCGTATATGAATTGTTTTGCTTGcttgataaattaattttaaaaagtgcataatattattatgcgtttttttattatttactttgttggaattgttttatttttctccatgaaaattacaaaaaatgtcaCTTCTATTCAGAGCTCTGCGTCGACAAATGTTAACGACGGCTGACACTAAAATTATCGGCGTCGGCTTAAAATCGACAGTAAGCCGGCTACCAAATAAGttgaattttttacattttcaacgattttaaataaaaattgaattcaAGAGATAAAATTGgcattttgaaatcaaatacatatacccccttattcataaacaaatttttattttataaacgatttataaatcagttttcgtatggaaattttattttataaaccttttataaattaaagttctgtttatgaataagggaaatattgtttataacaacaGAACAGAGTAAGCACAAAAGTTGTATGGGAAATTATGCAGGGATGGAAAAAATAACAGActgcaaaaaattattattttttaaaatttgattaattcttaaaaattaaaaacaaaacgtttCATCAAGTTTGATGATGATCAGCCTATATTGATTTTTGCATATATaataatctaaataaaattttaatttgctttttaaactttatgaaaaaatgttaatacgCCATTAAAAGCGCCTCTTAAACTCCTTTAACATGATATCAAAATTAATTACCATTCCTTTacgtaaaatataaataatataggAAAACTTTGTTACGGTCTACTTTGGCCTGACGATTCCACCGACTAGCTTTCCCATCCCAGGAGGTTCCAACCCTGTCGTCAGGTTATAAACACGAACACAAAAAGGTAAGACTGNNNNNNNNNNNNNNNNNNNNNNNNNNNNNNNNNNNNNNNNNNNNNNNNNNNNNNNNNNNNNNNNNNNNNNNNNNNNNNNNNNNNNNNNNNNNNNNNNNNNGCCAGAGGCGTCGCCGCTGAGGGTTACGATTTTTCCCTCTCCCTACAAACTCATAATCGTCTCTACGAGGGGGGGggatatatttgtaattttttctgcccgcaacaactttaaaatatattatttttattaaacagtaatgatgtattttttgtatttcttgttTGCGTCAAACACTTTTGTTTGAAGTAAAAACAGCGACTCGAACTCTCGCATTGACAATACTTTTTTGACTACTATTTTTTACAGCtatggaatttttgtttttttcttggaatttttagtattttttttcacttcattcataaacaatacattttagagaaaaaagtgggaaaataattaaaaaaatatcacaaatattaatatatgaACTTTTTCAATTATCATGAATTCAAATACATTAGTTAATGGTATTAGTGAATCTCCAGTTTCTGGAGAAATCAAACCCATGGCCGATAAACGTGATTTGCTGGCTTTGCTTAAACTCATCAAGAAGTATAATCTTAAACAAACCGAGGAATTGCTGTGCCAGGAGGCAAATATTAAGCCAGATGAATTGGAAGAAGTAGATGATAAAGAAATCACCACAATTTTATCCACCGCTCTAGGGGAAAATGTGGAAAATACAAGTGGAGAAGGTAAACCAGGTCCTGGAAGTGATCCTGAGTTGTATGATGCTGCCTATAGAGATTTGCGTAATTTTGTCGATGAATCGTTGGATATTTATAAACATGAATTGTTTATGGTTTTATATCCAATACTAGTTcagatatattttaaactagTAGCGGGTGGCTATGCAAAGTCGGCTAGAGAGTTTGTGGAAAAATATGGACCCGACTTGGACTATTATTACAGGGAAGATTTACAAAATCTATTGCTGATAACTAAACGTTCAGAAATGGAAAATAACGATTGGTACACTTCCATGGAAACAGACAAATTTATTATACGCATGTCTCGCGATGCTCATTCGTTGTTCAAACGTCATATCCAGGATCGTAAGCAGGAGCTGGTTGCTGATATTGTGGCCAAGTATTTACACTTTGATACTTATGAAGGCACTGCTAGATCCAAAATACAATGTAATGCAACGGCTGGTTCTTTAATTGGAGAATCACGGCGTCAGGATAATAAGATAAGAGTCTACTATGGCCTATTAAAGGAAGTAGATTTTCAATCTATGACTACTCCCGCCCCCGCTGCTGTGGAAGAAGAAGATGACAATGATCCCGATGCCCCCGATAAGCCCAAAAAGAAGAAACCTAAGAAAGatccgttattttctaaaaaatccaAATCAGATCCCAATGCGCCCTCCATGGATCGTATTCCCTTGCCCGAGCTTAAAGATGCTGATAAATTAGAAAAACTTAAAGCCTTAAGAGAAGCGTCTAAACGTGTGGCACTCAATAAAGAATCATTGCCCTCTATATGcttatacacaattttaaacTCCCACAATAGTGTTACTTGTTCGGAAATTTCTGAGGACTCCTATATGATGGCTGTGGGCTTTACAGATTCCAGTATAAAAGTATGGTCCCTAACACCCTCCAAATTAAGAGAAATGAAAAATGCTGAAATGCTCAAGGATATCGATAAAGATGCCGAAGATGTTTTAGTTCGCATGATGGATGATAGAACTGGTGAGTCGGCTAGAACGTTTTATGGCCACAGTGGACCAGTGTATAGATGTGCTTTTGCtccagaaaaaaatatgttactcTCCTGCTCAGAAGACACCACTATACGGCTGTGGTCCCTGCACACTTGGACGTGTATAGTGGTTTTTAAAGGTCACTTGTTTCCTGTTTGGGATGTCAGATTTTCCCCTCATGGCTATTATTTTGCTTCTTGTTCATATGACAAAACGGTACGTCTATGGGCTACGGATTCTAATCAACCGTTGAGAATATTTACGGGTCATCTTTCCGACGTTGATTGTGTGCAATTTCATCCCAATTCCAACTATATAGCTAGTGGTTCTAGTGATAGAACTGTTAGATTGTGGGATGTTTTAACCGGGCAACTGGTGCGTCTTATGACTGGTCACAAGGGACAAATAAATGCTTTATGTTTTTCCACTTGTGGCCGTTACTTGGCATCAGGCTCTTCCGATCATCATGTCCTAGTGTGGGATTTATCGCATGGCCAATTGGTTACCTCCTTGGTAAGACATACTGGCTCCATACAAACCATGTGTTTCAGCAGAGACGGCACTGTTTTGGCAGTAGGCGGTCTTGACTGTTACCTCACCTTATGGGATTTTACCAAATTGACTGAAGACTATATAACACAAAGCACCAATGCTTCGCACAATCCTGAGATTAGTGAAGGCGATACTTACTTATTGAGAGCTTTTCCCACCAAATCAACACCTTTTATGACATTGCATTTCACACGACGAAACTTGCTCTTGGCTGTGGGCACATTCAAATCATAAATTTTAGTGttaagttaatatttttcttttaattttcttttttagtttgtaAGTAAATGTTCTTTAATTCATTTATTCCCAATAAAGAGTTAAGATGTGtaatttaaaaagataataaatgatttctaaaattaaaattgttttccgaACTTAATTGCTGTATTCCATGGGAACACATTCTTCGGCTGCCACATGCGTAGGCGAAGAGCCGTCTACCAAATGATCTGTAGGCTCACTAT is part of the Lucilia cuprina isolate Lc7/37 chromosome 3, ASM2204524v1, whole genome shotgun sequence genome and harbors:
- the LOC111676180 gene encoding mitochondrial amidoxime-reducing component 1, whose product is MSTSSAAANRALYIGLGLGATMLTGALSYVYYKYLKRDVMPLKWRRVGTLEQINLFPIKSCAPLEVSAEEELLCEVLGLRYKGIRDRALMLVNDKYEMITARVYPKLVLVFSKLVSETKLILSAEGMEPLELDFATLADEAPGKDIHTSVWGTKLDAMLCGEKYDKWFSRYILGKESGLHLVYYPYPKPVRSVNSRLTKEPFITKEDSGTFGDATSYMLMNLASVEDLNTRLPNSVDPLQFRGNFHLKMDNNKAYAEDKWQWVRIGDEAVFRKVAPCTRCIFPNINVKTGERDPNGNPLKELKSYRLINDNVSPTLGIHLGLRQAGTIKANDVIYVEDVE
- the LOC111676178 gene encoding vesicle-associated membrane protein 7 — protein: MPILYSVISRGTTVLAKYAECVGNFAEVTDQIISKITMDNHKLTYSHGDYLIHYVCEHKLIYMCITDNEFERSRAFLFLADIKQKFIQTYGLTVATAIAYAMNTEFSKVLAQQMTFFSQSNEVDAISRVHGQIDELKDIMVKNIDNLRDRGEKLELLVNKTENLSNNSVAFRKASRNLARQMFWKNVRLYVIVGLIIIFVLYVIVSMACGGLAWKECVA
- the LOC111676170 gene encoding transcription initiation factor TFIID subunit 5; this translates as MNSNTLVNGISESPVSGEIKPMADKRDLLALLKLIKKYNLKQTEELLCQEANIKPDELEEVDDKEITTILSTALGENVENTSGEGKPGPGSDPELYDAAYRDLRNFVDESLDIYKHELFMVLYPILVQIYFKLVAGGYAKSAREFVEKYGPDLDYYYREDLQNLLLITKRSEMENNDWYTSMETDKFIIRMSRDAHSLFKRHIQDRKQELVADIVAKYLHFDTYEGTARSKIQCNATAGSLIGESRRQDNKIRVYYGLLKEVDFQSMTTPAPAAVEEEDDNDPDAPDKPKKKKPKKDPLFSKKSKSDPNAPSMDRIPLPELKDADKLEKLKALREASKRVALNKESLPSICLYTILNSHNSVTCSEISEDSYMMAVGFTDSSIKVWSLTPSKLREMKNAEMLKDIDKDAEDVLVRMMDDRTGESARTFYGHSGPVYRCAFAPEKNMLLSCSEDTTIRLWSLHTWTCIVVFKGHLFPVWDVRFSPHGYYFASCSYDKTVRLWATDSNQPLRIFTGHLSDVDCVQFHPNSNYIASGSSDRTVRLWDVLTGQLVRLMTGHKGQINALCFSTCGRYLASGSSDHHVLVWDLSHGQLVTSLVRHTGSIQTMCFSRDGTVLAVGGLDCYLTLWDFTKLTEDYITQSTNASHNPEISEGDTYLLRAFPTKSTPFMTLHFTRRNLLLAVGTFKS